The Cydia amplana chromosome 21, ilCydAmpl1.1, whole genome shotgun sequence genome includes a window with the following:
- the LOC134657929 gene encoding phosphoenolpyruvate carboxykinase [GTP]-like isoform X2: MVFFFRRFTKRCAQVALNCSRAVHAPSPRSTKLPQLATLTPKVRAFVERSAALCQPEQVHICDGSESEATALLSLMQQQRTLRRLPQYDNCYLARTDPSDVARVESRTFICSERERDVVPSARAGQKSALGNYIDPSDYEKAVAERFPGCMRGRTMYVIPFSMGPVGSPLSKIGVEITDSPYVVYSMRVMTRIGSKVLEVLRNDEQFVRCLHAVGGNNGAPGAPGWPCDPPRTIILHKPSDNEIISYGSGYGGNSLLGKKCFALRLGSVIARREGWLAEHMLIVGITDPQGRKRYIAAAFPSACGKTNLAMMTPSLPGYKVECVGDDIAWMRFDKNGVLRAINPENGFFGVAPGTSAATNPIAMATVFKNTVFTNVAETKEGGVWWEGMGAAPEGLTDWKGQPWEPSKETPAAHPNSRFCTPAAQCPMIDDAWESPEGVPISAILLGGRRPEGVPLVVEARDWEHGVFMGATMRSEATAAAEHSGKVVMHDPFAMRPFFGYNFGEYLQHWLSMPRAGRKMPKIFHVNWFRKDQQGKFLWPGFGENSRVLDWVLRRCDGQPCHAETPLGLVPAPGALPVNGLGDINMEELFRIPKDFWIKEADSVEKYFKEEVGDDLPKQMWEQLEILRRNIQRS, translated from the exons ATGGTGTTTTTCTTCAGGAGATTCACGAAAAG ATGCGCCCAAGTGGCCCTAAACTGCAGCCGCGCCGTGCACGCGCCGTCGCCGCGCAGCACCAAGCTGCCTCAACTGGCGACTCTGACACCCAag GTCCGAGCCTTCGTGGAGCGCAGTGCTGCCCTCTGTCAGCCGGAGCAGGTGCACATCTGCGACGGGTCCGAGTCGGAGGCCACGGCGCTGCTGAGCCTCATGCAGCAGCAGCGGACACTGCGCCGTCTGCCGCAGTATGACAACTG CTACCTAGCCCGCACGGACCCATCAGACGTGGCTCGCGTAGAGTCCCGTACCTTCATCTGCTCGGAGCGCGAGCGCGATGTGGTGCCGTCGGCCAGAGCtggccagaagtccgcgctgGGGAATTACATCGATCCTAGCGACTATGAGAAGGCGGTGGCTGAGAGATTCCCGGGCTGTATGAGAG GTCGCACCATGTACGTGATTCCGTTCTCGATGGGTCCCGTGGGCTCGCCTCTGTCCAAGATCGGCGTGGAGATCACCGACTCGCCGTACGTCGTGTACTCCATGAGAGTGATGACTAGGATTG GCAGCAAAGTCCTAGAAGTCCTGCGGAACGACGAGCAGTTCGTGCGCTGCCTGCACGCGGTGGGCGGCAACAACGGAGCGCCCGGCGCGCCCGGCTGGCCCTGCGACCCGCCTCGCACTATCATCCTTCACAAACCCAGTGACAACGAGATCATCAGTTACG GTAGTGGCTACGGCGGCAACAGCCTCCTGGGCAAGAAGTGCTTCGCTCTCCGCCTCGGCTCCGTCATCGCGCGCCGCGAGGGCTGGCTGGCTGAGCATATGCTG ATCGTCGGCATCACCGACCCTCAAGGCCGCAAGCGCTACATCGCGGCCGCGTTCCCCTCGGCCTGCGGGAAGACTAACCTGGCCATGATGACGCCGTCGCTCCCCGGCTACAAGGTGGAGTGCGTCGGAGACGATATCGCCTGGATGAGGTTCGATAAGAACGGCGTCCTGCGGGCCATTAACCCGGAGAATGGGTTCTTTGGAGTTGCACCAG GAACGTCCGCAGCGACCAACCCCATAGCAATGGCGACAGTATTCAAGAACACGGTGTTCACGAACGTGGCCGAGACGAAGGAGGGGGGAGTGTGGTGGGAGGGCATGGGCGCGGCGCCCGAGGGCCTCACCGACTGGAAGGGGCAGCCCTGGGAGCCCAGCAAGGAGACTCCTGCAGCGCACCCCAACTCTAG GTTCTGCACGCCTGCGGCGCAGTGCCCCATGATCGACGACGCCTGGGAGAGCCCGGAGGGGGTCCCCATCTCCGCCATCTTGCTCGGGGGGCGGCGCCCCGAGGGCGTCCCGCTGGTCGTGGAGGCGCGGGACTGGGAGCATGGCGTGTTCATGGGCGCCACCATGCGATCGGAGGCCACCGCTGCCGCTGAACACAGC GGCAAGGTGGTGATGCACGACCCGTTCGCCATGCGGCCGTTCTTCGGCTACAACTTCGGCGAGTACCTGCAGCACTGGCTGTCCATGCCGCGAGCTGGCCGCAAGATGCCCAAGATCTTCCATGTCAACTGGTTCAGGAAAGACCAGCAG GGCAAGTTCCTCTGGCCGGGCTTCGGCGAGAACTCCCGCGTGCTAGACTGGGTGCTCCGGCGCTGCGACGGGCAGCCCTGCCACGCGGAGACCCCGCTGGGCCTCGTGCCGGCCCCCGGAGCCCTGCCCGTGAACGGCCTCGGAGACATCAATATGGAGGAGCTGTTTCGTATTCCGAAAGATTTCTGGATCAAGGAG gcggATTCCGTAGAAAAGTATTTCAAGGAAGAAGTGGGCGACGACCTGCCGAAGCAGATGTGGGAACAGCTGGAAATCCTCAGGAGGAACATCCAGCGGTCTTAG
- the LOC134657929 gene encoding phosphoenolpyruvate carboxykinase [GTP]-like isoform X1 — translation MLHFKSVPEDYVRQSAKCAQVALNCSRAVHAPSPRSTKLPQLATLTPKVRAFVERSAALCQPEQVHICDGSESEATALLSLMQQQRTLRRLPQYDNCYLARTDPSDVARVESRTFICSERERDVVPSARAGQKSALGNYIDPSDYEKAVAERFPGCMRGRTMYVIPFSMGPVGSPLSKIGVEITDSPYVVYSMRVMTRIGSKVLEVLRNDEQFVRCLHAVGGNNGAPGAPGWPCDPPRTIILHKPSDNEIISYGSGYGGNSLLGKKCFALRLGSVIARREGWLAEHMLIVGITDPQGRKRYIAAAFPSACGKTNLAMMTPSLPGYKVECVGDDIAWMRFDKNGVLRAINPENGFFGVAPGTSAATNPIAMATVFKNTVFTNVAETKEGGVWWEGMGAAPEGLTDWKGQPWEPSKETPAAHPNSRFCTPAAQCPMIDDAWESPEGVPISAILLGGRRPEGVPLVVEARDWEHGVFMGATMRSEATAAAEHSGKVVMHDPFAMRPFFGYNFGEYLQHWLSMPRAGRKMPKIFHVNWFRKDQQGKFLWPGFGENSRVLDWVLRRCDGQPCHAETPLGLVPAPGALPVNGLGDINMEELFRIPKDFWIKEADSVEKYFKEEVGDDLPKQMWEQLEILRRNIQRS, via the exons ATGCTGCACTTCAAGTCGGTTCCCGAAGACTACGTCAGGCAGTCTGCCAA ATGCGCCCAAGTGGCCCTAAACTGCAGCCGCGCCGTGCACGCGCCGTCGCCGCGCAGCACCAAGCTGCCTCAACTGGCGACTCTGACACCCAag GTCCGAGCCTTCGTGGAGCGCAGTGCTGCCCTCTGTCAGCCGGAGCAGGTGCACATCTGCGACGGGTCCGAGTCGGAGGCCACGGCGCTGCTGAGCCTCATGCAGCAGCAGCGGACACTGCGCCGTCTGCCGCAGTATGACAACTG CTACCTAGCCCGCACGGACCCATCAGACGTGGCTCGCGTAGAGTCCCGTACCTTCATCTGCTCGGAGCGCGAGCGCGATGTGGTGCCGTCGGCCAGAGCtggccagaagtccgcgctgGGGAATTACATCGATCCTAGCGACTATGAGAAGGCGGTGGCTGAGAGATTCCCGGGCTGTATGAGAG GTCGCACCATGTACGTGATTCCGTTCTCGATGGGTCCCGTGGGCTCGCCTCTGTCCAAGATCGGCGTGGAGATCACCGACTCGCCGTACGTCGTGTACTCCATGAGAGTGATGACTAGGATTG GCAGCAAAGTCCTAGAAGTCCTGCGGAACGACGAGCAGTTCGTGCGCTGCCTGCACGCGGTGGGCGGCAACAACGGAGCGCCCGGCGCGCCCGGCTGGCCCTGCGACCCGCCTCGCACTATCATCCTTCACAAACCCAGTGACAACGAGATCATCAGTTACG GTAGTGGCTACGGCGGCAACAGCCTCCTGGGCAAGAAGTGCTTCGCTCTCCGCCTCGGCTCCGTCATCGCGCGCCGCGAGGGCTGGCTGGCTGAGCATATGCTG ATCGTCGGCATCACCGACCCTCAAGGCCGCAAGCGCTACATCGCGGCCGCGTTCCCCTCGGCCTGCGGGAAGACTAACCTGGCCATGATGACGCCGTCGCTCCCCGGCTACAAGGTGGAGTGCGTCGGAGACGATATCGCCTGGATGAGGTTCGATAAGAACGGCGTCCTGCGGGCCATTAACCCGGAGAATGGGTTCTTTGGAGTTGCACCAG GAACGTCCGCAGCGACCAACCCCATAGCAATGGCGACAGTATTCAAGAACACGGTGTTCACGAACGTGGCCGAGACGAAGGAGGGGGGAGTGTGGTGGGAGGGCATGGGCGCGGCGCCCGAGGGCCTCACCGACTGGAAGGGGCAGCCCTGGGAGCCCAGCAAGGAGACTCCTGCAGCGCACCCCAACTCTAG GTTCTGCACGCCTGCGGCGCAGTGCCCCATGATCGACGACGCCTGGGAGAGCCCGGAGGGGGTCCCCATCTCCGCCATCTTGCTCGGGGGGCGGCGCCCCGAGGGCGTCCCGCTGGTCGTGGAGGCGCGGGACTGGGAGCATGGCGTGTTCATGGGCGCCACCATGCGATCGGAGGCCACCGCTGCCGCTGAACACAGC GGCAAGGTGGTGATGCACGACCCGTTCGCCATGCGGCCGTTCTTCGGCTACAACTTCGGCGAGTACCTGCAGCACTGGCTGTCCATGCCGCGAGCTGGCCGCAAGATGCCCAAGATCTTCCATGTCAACTGGTTCAGGAAAGACCAGCAG GGCAAGTTCCTCTGGCCGGGCTTCGGCGAGAACTCCCGCGTGCTAGACTGGGTGCTCCGGCGCTGCGACGGGCAGCCCTGCCACGCGGAGACCCCGCTGGGCCTCGTGCCGGCCCCCGGAGCCCTGCCCGTGAACGGCCTCGGAGACATCAATATGGAGGAGCTGTTTCGTATTCCGAAAGATTTCTGGATCAAGGAG gcggATTCCGTAGAAAAGTATTTCAAGGAAGAAGTGGGCGACGACCTGCCGAAGCAGATGTGGGAACAGCTGGAAATCCTCAGGAGGAACATCCAGCGGTCTTAG